A segment of the Oxyura jamaicensis isolate SHBP4307 breed ruddy duck chromosome 12, BPBGC_Ojam_1.0, whole genome shotgun sequence genome:
aaatctcctttgtaCTCTGCCATTTCCCTTTCAGGCAGTTTTCAGGAATTGTGTCTAATATTTTCCTATTAGCGATAGCAAACTTCAGAAATCTCCATGGCAAGTTCCAGGCATTCACCAGTCTCATGGCAGGACTCAAAAAGGCTGCAATCAATGTCACAGTCACAGTTGCAGTCGTTGTTGGTGTGCTCTTCGTTGGAAGTCTGGTAGTATCTATTGGATGGACAACAGGTATCTGTCAGCCAATGTTCACAGGTATCAGGCAGCATTATAAGAAAGTCCCAAAATTGGCAGAACAAGCAGGCCAGGATAAGTGTTGCGCATTCAtctaagaaaaaggaaaagcagcaagacATAAGAAAAAGGGCCTGCTTGATTACCCACGTTTAGGCTACTGTGACTACGCAGAAATGAGATAAACCCTTTGATTTGTTTCTATGGAAGTATTTCCTGTGTTGTTggtcctgggggaaaaaaaataaaaagtgacatGAAAATAGTAAAATAGTTTGGGTGAAAATGTTCTGCGGAGGTGAAGTGCAGAGGAACAAGCGTTCTTGAACTGCTTGGGCTGAGACAAAAGTTTGGAAAATAGTATCAGCTAGGACGTGTGTGTGGAGCCAGCAAGTTTTCCCCAAACTCTGGCTGCCTATGACAAAAACTTTCTATTCTATTCATTCCCCTCGAAAATCAATTAATTACTACCCGCAGTTCAAACGACAGCATCTGGGGAATGTGCCTCGGAGTGCAGCAGGGCTCTGAGCAGGTGTGAGATTCTGACTGTGTGAATCTCGTTGGAGCGCAAAGACCCAAACCTTTCAaaatttttttccctccttgttttttggaaaagaaaaatgccttcaACAATATGAATGCCTTTTCATTGGTTCTTTCAGGAAAGCATATGGTTATAACCGCTTTTCTTGCCCTAGAATGACTAACTGTGAACTCATTCAACTGCATTGGTTCTGTTGTGGCATTTTCTCTCTCACGTAACATAAAGTTCACTGCCAGGAAGTTTCCAGAattacgctttttttttttttttttctttctttttgaagaaagctttcttgataaaaaacaaaattaagaaatcaATCCAATgtctttatatttatatacgtgtatatataAAGCAGCTATAGCAGGTAGCAAGAATGAATAACATGTGATTGAACTTCTTTCTAAGTAGCATATCATCACCAATGTTAtcaattttaattcttatttaaatatgtcAAGATCTATTTGAGTTCAGACAAGCACAACTAACTTCTAAGTTAGTTCTGTTGAATAAGAATGACTAGATTTTGGTGATACTTAGTAAATTcatgcttatatttttttctaagtaaatgaactgaaataattataaaattgaaacattttataaGGTGACACTGCTGCATTTAATTGTATGAAATTTACAGTGTAGAAAATGTAATCATTTTATCCAGTAGTCCATGGTGTAATTAAGACTATTCTTCTTAAGTATCTTATGTTTATGAAATTTCCTTCCTAtacctttccattttttttctctccaaagatctgttttctaataacatttttttttcctgaatgcgTGAGCCATAATGGTGCTTATGTAATCTTAAGAGAATAGATACGATTCTTAGGACCTCATCCAGGAAAGGGAGCACACAAAAAGCACaagattttaataataaagtaatGTTTCAGCACAGAGTCTGTGATGTGCAGTAAAGATGCTTTTAAATTCCCATCAGAGCACACACCATGAACTGTGATAATGGATgtaacacatttcaaaaaatctgcatgtgtgaggctttttttttggtcctgtTTTAAGTGGGgtaatgtatataaataatagATATTAGCAATTAAACATCCATTCCTATgcattcatttatatatttgaaaataaattagccACAAACTGCATAAAAGGAGATGCAatctcctgttttctcctctgttttccctgctgtttgcGAAAAGGCATTATTGCATTTATCTCGGTGAGAACAATGACCTCAGCTCTCGTTCTCTACATTAGTAGATTAATTACCACAAAAGAAGAACTTCTAATAATTTTGCTAGCCTGCCTCATCtctaaattttcctttccttgtctgGTGACTGTCAGTTCGCTCTCTGCTCAGGCAGATGAAGCTCTGTATGAACCTGGTCCAAAGCTTGCTCATGCCACTGGGGTCACCCCTGGTGAGACCTATGAGCTTTGGGTCTGCTCCTCTCTCAGCAAGTCTCCGATTTCTTCAGCTATTGCTCTGCTTTCAGAGGCTCTCCATGCATCAGTGAGCAAGATTTAGCCTTGTGTATGTGAAATAAGCAGTAACTTGTCAGAGTAGAGTGAGCGGAGTATGCAGTGACAATCACAAATCTGGCTTCCTTTGGTTCTCTTGGCTTCTGTCCAGCTCTTAACATTATTAATTGAgcacagcttgtttttttttttttttttttttttttttttaatttccttcactTATAGCTTTCTAAGGAGTATGAAATCTGTTATTTGCATCACGTGGTACTCACCTGTGTGTGATTGAGGGGCTTGATCTGATAGTCATTAAACTCAGAAAATAGTGAGTGTCTGGACTAGGGGATGAGTCCCTTAAATGGAATAAATACTTCATGACCTTCattgaaattaaatgcattCTAATAGATGTAACGGAGACATCCTTTTTATTATGGGATCAGTGTTACAATAGAGACAGTAATGGTTCCTTGAGAGCATTGCAGTTTATTGTGATGATCTGTATTTAGAAGTTCTTAATTTGGGGATCATTAATATGAAATACATGATAGAACCCAACTCCACTTTATATAAGATACTAATCCATTATTGCAAAAGGCACatgtaagaaacagaaaaaatgattcACGGAAGCACTTTTTTCCCACACCCATGCGAATAACCAGGAATAGCTCCTCGGGTGCTGGTACTCAGCATAATTTCACTAAAATCAGGGTTGGTACAGCATTTAGACGACCAGGAGTCATGGCCCATGGTCTGTAATGGGCACAACCcgttctcttcattttctcttggtTATGCTATAGTCTGTGAAactctaataaaaaataacgCAAATATTCTGCTCATTTACCTGTGCTCTTTTGCAATAAAAAGGCTCAGCTCCCTTTCTGAAAAGGTAACAATGATTAATATTCCTGGAGCAGATTGTTTTAGCAATATGTAGTGTTCATTTGAAACAATTGCATGTGAGCTACTGGGGCTCTGCTGCAATTTTGGTTTGTAGGTACCTTTTAtagtgctttgttttcaaatatgctttttcaaaatgcagacCATACCGAGCTAACCCAAAGTCCTGTCCACATGCATCATCAGCAACAGTTTTCTACAGAATCATGGCAGAGTTTGGAGAGATCCCCCTATTTTGACCCATGTGAGTTTTGCAGTGTAGGCAGTAGAGGAGAGGTTTGGTGGTGGAACAGCAGAATAGCAGGGTTGGACGTAATGGTCCATACAACTGCATATGCTAATGTCCTTATAGGACATGTCCAGACCATGAAACACTCCATCTGTTCAGCAaccactgcagctgctgcaatAGCAAACACAACAGCCCCAGCTGTAGGGAAGAAGTAGGCCCATGTTTGACACTGTTTTATCTGATATTGACACTAGTACCTCCGTGGAAACACTGCTTACAAAGGTACAAATGCTTCATTGCACAACAGCTCCATAGGCTTTAAGCTCTTCTATGAATTTAGTATCACTGACAATTTAAGATCATCATCTACAGATTCTCATGTATCATAAAAAGTGTCTACGAGGCAAATTAGTACTGCTTTTGGCTATGTTCTTGAGCCTCCCATTCAGcatgtaaacatttatttcaagttAGATACATGTAGTGCTCTTGAAATGGATGTTATTTAGAAATGAGCTTAAATGCAATCTGTGTTATCCAACATACCATTGCTGTCTCTCTGACGTACTGATGCATCATCCTCAATGTAGGTGAACTCTCTGCATTTCTCCAGGGAAGCAATGGATGATCTGCTTGCGTTGGataatttcttctcatttttggTTTCCTTTGATGAAGCATCTGTGATGCTGAATTCTGTGACAGTACTCATAACAATGCTTTTCACAGGCTTTTCATCTGTATGCTTTTCATTTATAAGCTGGTTATCTGGTGggattaagagaaaaaaagacttgtttgTGGTACTAAGGCAAAGATCTGAAGGAATAACATATGCAGAATTTCCAAGCCTACAGGTGTTACTTCCGAGGCCTAACCCTACTTACCTGATGATTTCAGTCTCTTTGGATAAGTTTATTCATAGAACAAGGATTTATATATTTGCACCCTAAGGTTTTCTCTTAAACCCGGGGGGTTTACAGGCTAGGGTAACTACTCAGTTCCATTGGGTGGGTTCAGGTGAGGAAGGAGAACAGAACTATCGGCTCAGTTGATGGTACCTAGATTCAGATGTGCCAGCTTGCCATGGTTCGTAGTCTTGTTGCAAAGCAAGCCAGATGGTTTCTCTTTAACATCCAGATTCgttatttcataatttcatcCCCACTTGTGTTTTTGGCCTGGAAGTCAACTAGAAGGTGGGATCCTCCACATGCTGTCAGTGTGCCAGAGAGGCAGCTCAAAAATGAGAGGGAGAACTTACTTGTAAGCCCCAACTAGGGGAAAGGTTAAGAGGAGTTCCAAGCTCAATTTATTCTCAAAGAACTTCTCAGGAACAGATAAACATGAGTAGATAAACAGTTTCACTTATTCTCCAAAGTGATCAAGAGGCCAAGAAACACAGTCATTCTTTCTACTGCTGGGATGATAAAACCTCGTCAGTTCTTATCTACAGCTGATTAACTCCTGCACCTCTCATCAAGCACAGCCTCACTTTTTATCTTACTTAAATCTTGCGATACGCTTGCTCTTAAGCTATATAGAGAAAATCAATCTTTACAAACACCTTAGTTTTGCAAACATTGCTTCCTGACAGGAGCAGTAAGTGCTCTAACGCAACTGGTTTGCGTTCTGCTGCAAGGAGCTTGAAGAGAGATCCTGCAtctcttgtttttcagatacCTTTGACACCTGCTGTATATTAAAGAAAGGCCAATAAAAGATTGATAGAGTGTGAAATTGCAGTTGTGTCCACTTGTAGCCAAAAGGAGGATATTTGGATGGGATGAATGGATTgcaaaataagtgaaaattCTGCTCAGTGGGAGGAAGCAGGCTGAGGCATAACTGGTATCTGTAGAGTCTAGTGGAGGCAACTGAGGTGGTGATGGGTCTGGAGTACCTGATGTAAGAGAAGAAGATGAGGGAGCTGGACTTGTTTgtcttggagaagagaaggcagagatcAGTGCTagatacttttttcttcttcataccCAAAGTTACAGAGAACCAGACCCCAACTCCACTCAGTAGTGCCCAGAGGTAAAGGGACCAGAGGCCACTGTCACAAGTTGCAGCAAAGGCAATTGGGATTGCTTGAAGAAGCAAATTCTTCATCATGGGATCTGGAAAGCACTGGAACTGGCCCTGGTGAGGCTGGGAAGTCTGCTCAAGCAGGCAAGTCCCCAGCAACCTGCTCTTATTGCAGAGTTAGCCATGGTTTGAGGAGGAGGCCAGGTGAGATGACTTCCAGAGCTCTCTTCCaatcttaatttttctatgattcCACAAACAGAATGAGCGAAGAATTTGTTTAAACTATTACCCATAGTCAGATTTCATGCTATTTTAGACCATCGTCATGCGGTGAAATTGCTAGAAGTGAAAAAACTGGGTAAAGGTTAGTAGAGTAATACCATGGAAGAGGGTGAGAGGAAATACTAagctattattttcatttaaagtcattgtcataaaaatgtttgttggCAGGTGTTTGGCTGGATTGTTAACTTCTAGTAGTGACAAGGTCTGACGTGAAGGAAATAGTTTTCCCTGTCCTGGGGAGTTTATGGGGTGGCCTTAGGGAAGGGGTGACTGGTGGGAtagaaagaaagggaagtaTGACAGTGGTGGCACAGAAAGGAGTCTTGGAAACCTACAGCTGTCAGGTTTTGTGAGTGTTATGAGGATGGAATGCCCCAGGTGAGACTTGGGAAGGGCAGGAGAGGCAGTGGCTCCTCTGGGTGGGAGGCAGCAGTGCAAAGGCTGTAGGTCGCACATTTGCATGTAAAAAAACAGTGTCTTGGACAAAGCACATCTGTGATTTTGCTTGGCTATAAAAAATTGGCAATGGCTTTTCCCTCAGAGTAagtaaatacagcttttttttcctctctgacttCTTGTCTAGACTCTTAAaccaaaaatgtgaaaattcatGCGTTTTGGATGTATTTACTTATAGGTACAGCAACCACTATTTTCCAGCATTTATAAATCAATGACATATCACAATTTCCCCTGCACTTTCATTCAATAACATGCCATCTCCAGAAGGCTGTGCTAATTGAAGAAGCAGGGATCTGGAGGAAGCACTGTCCTGCTCGTGCATTGGTTTTATTGGATAATAATTGATTTGTGGGTCCAAAAGACACGTGCCCCACCTGGTATTCAGGTGCCAATCTTACAAATGGATCTTGCTTGTCCAGGCTGAGAGCCATACATGGGCTGAGCAGTTGAATACACTTGGGTCACATTGAAAGGTCTGTGCAAGAATGGCATTTTCTATCATTTCCCCCTTTCCAAACTGGCCCTAAAGTCTAATctggatatattttaaattgcaatgTATCTGTTCAGCTTCCCATTTTTGCCACAATACAACGGTCCACAGAAAGCATTTGAGCATTCAAcaaatgagactgaaaaaaatcagacgGAAGTAATCAGTAAATGCCAGACTAACATTTACTGTATCCACCAACTTCTACTATTCATGCTTCGAGTCAATTTTTATTCTTGAAGTGCTGTTgaagagaaatcaaaaccagaaatagaAAGGCATAGACATAACCTGAATTTTTCAGTACAGCACCATCAAACAAAAGGGTAACAAAAGCTGTCATTCAAGGACTCTTCTGTTTGTTAAAGCATACTACATCTTTGAAAATACAGTACATTCTAGTGTCAGACTCTTAGTTTGAAAAGCTCCCTTTAAGTAATGTTATACTTGTCTTGTACAGCTAGATCAAGTCTTCACGCAATCACCGTAACAAGCAACTTGCTATGACAAGTGAGATCCTTGCTTCCAGAAAACAGTGCAAGAGAGGCTAAAGCAGTGTACAATTATAGgtctccatttcatttttatgcaatTACCTTCAGTTCAGCTGCGGGTCCATCTACATTATGTCTTTTATCAATTTAATGTTTGCACAAAGTgtctaaagaaataaagattatgCTAGaccagcataaaaaaaaagtggttagcattttttttttttcttttatagtttGTTGCTGCATGGAACAGTAATAGGTTGCGGGATTGGAACAAATAAGTGGAGCCAAataggctttaaaaatatattatgtacAACTGATTATTTATGATTACTTTTAAATGAGAATGTAAAAGAATTAAATTACAATTAGAGATGGGCAGAAGGTCAGACTTTGTTACTGT
Coding sequences within it:
- the MDFIC2 gene encoding myoD family inhibitor domain-containing protein 2 isoform X2, with the protein product MRDSKPTSPAEELLLLSEAFLSCSCFPELDKPILQPRGDSDSCTSSLTLPALPRATLSSENCPDNQLINEKHTDEKPVKSIVMSTVTEFSITDASSKETKNEKKLSNASRSSIASLEKCREFTYIEDDASVRQRDSNDTTRLPTKSTPTTTATVTVTLIAAFLSPAMRLVNAWNLPWRFLKFAIANRKILDTIPENCLKGKWQSTKEIFFFFFNNNKNNQSVCQPGLCASCCSYPGGLYICTILTVRQ
- the MDFIC2 gene encoding myoD family inhibitor domain-containing protein 2 isoform X3 is translated as MEVNLSVWADTKYPQMSEAETDKAKIKPAESFENDKQNISWLKKELDKPILQPRGDSDSCTSSLTLPALPRATLSSENCPDNQLINEKHTDEKPVKSIVMSTVTEFSITDASSKETKNEKKLSNASRSSIASLEKCREFTYIEDDASVRQRDSNDECATLILACLFCQFWDFLIMLPDTCEHWLTDTCCPSNRYYQTSNEEHTNNDCNCDCDIDCSLFESCHETGECLELAMEISEVCYR
- the MDFIC2 gene encoding myoD family inhibitor domain-containing protein 2 isoform X1; its protein translation is MSEAETDKAKIKPAESFENDKQNISWLKKELDKPILQPRGDSDSCTSSLTLPALPRATLSSENCPDNQLINEKHTDEKPVKSIVMSTVTEFSITDASSKETKNEKKLSNASRSSIASLEKCREFTYIEDDASVRQRDSNDTTRLPTKSTPTTTATVTVTLIAAFLSPAMRLVNAWNLPWRFLKFAIANRKILDTIPENCLKGKWQSTKEIFFFFFNNNKNNQSVCQPGLCASCCSYPGGLYICTILTVRQ